Proteins co-encoded in one Meiothermus sp. genomic window:
- a CDS encoding trimeric intracellular cation channel family protein has product MQHWQLLDILAWAGLLAFGVSGALVAVQKRFDLVGIIVLTGVTAIGGGAIRDVLVGSLPAGSLRNEAVLWLVFLIALLVWRFNQRLGRLERPIYYLDTIGLGLFAALGAERALAFGLGFWGSVFVGTVSGVGGGVLRDVLAGEIPGIFYRNRDLYASAASGGAAVVFLIYTFLPAYSALAVLLGALVTIGLRLSSRWLGLRLPTP; this is encoded by the coding sequence ATGCAGCACTGGCAATTGCTCGATATTCTGGCCTGGGCTGGCCTCCTGGCTTTTGGGGTCTCGGGCGCTCTGGTAGCGGTTCAAAAGCGTTTCGATTTAGTAGGCATTATTGTTTTGACCGGGGTTACAGCCATCGGCGGAGGGGCCATTCGGGATGTGTTGGTAGGCTCGCTGCCGGCCGGCTCACTCCGTAACGAAGCAGTGTTGTGGTTGGTATTTTTGATAGCTCTCTTGGTGTGGCGGTTCAACCAGCGGCTGGGCCGGCTCGAGCGCCCCATCTACTACCTCGACACCATCGGACTCGGGCTGTTTGCCGCGCTGGGCGCCGAGCGGGCTCTGGCGTTTGGTCTGGGGTTTTGGGGTAGTGTGTTCGTGGGTACGGTTTCGGGCGTGGGGGGCGGGGTTTTGCGCGATGTGCTGGCCGGAGAAATCCCCGGTATTTTTTACCGAAACCGCGACCTCTATGCCTCGGCTGCTAGCGGCGGGGCGGCAGTGGTTTTTTTGATCTACACATTTTTACCCGCTTACTCCGCCCTGGCAGTGCTACTGGGCGCTCTGGTCACCATTGGACTGCGGCTCTCGAGCCGCTGGTTGGGACTGCGCCTTCCCACTCCCTAA
- the mgtE gene encoding magnesium transporter: MYDTESLVGLEALKNALRDSDAFKVKAALEELYPAQILEHWSEFAPEHRLPILTLLSPAEAAEVFSHLEEAEQAELLEALPPWRVKELLEELSLDDLADAINAVEEENSPEAAQALLRQLDPETRAEVEELAEYDEDEAGGIMTSEYIAVRDSMRVEEVFRFLRREAPDAEQIYVIYVVDAEGHLQGVLTLRDLIVADPKTRVAEIMNPDVIYVRDDTDQEEVARLMADYNFTVLPVVDEDKKLVGIVTIDDVIDVIEEEATEDIYRLGAVESPELVYSKSSVWELWSARVRWLIILIVTGSITSTILQGFESVLEAVTALAFYVPVLVGTGGNTGNQSSTLIVRALATRDVALGDWLRIMRKELGVGMLLGLTLASLLTIKVLIDGQVQLLAVVGISLGLVVLLANVVGAMLPLLLRRLKLDPALISNPLIATVTDVTGLVVYLSVARWLLKL, from the coding sequence ATGTACGATACTGAAAGCTTGGTTGGGCTGGAAGCCCTCAAAAACGCCCTGCGCGATAGCGACGCTTTCAAGGTCAAGGCGGCGCTGGAGGAGCTATACCCGGCGCAAATTTTGGAGCATTGGTCGGAGTTTGCGCCGGAGCACCGGCTGCCCATCCTGACCCTGCTCTCCCCTGCCGAGGCAGCGGAGGTCTTCAGCCACCTCGAGGAAGCCGAGCAGGCCGAACTGCTCGAGGCCCTGCCCCCCTGGCGGGTCAAGGAGCTGCTGGAGGAGCTGTCGCTGGACGACCTGGCCGACGCCATCAACGCGGTTGAGGAGGAAAACAGCCCCGAGGCCGCCCAGGCCCTTTTGCGCCAGCTCGACCCGGAGACCCGGGCCGAAGTAGAGGAGCTGGCCGAGTACGACGAGGACGAGGCCGGCGGCATCATGACCTCGGAGTACATCGCGGTGCGGGACTCCATGCGGGTGGAAGAGGTGTTTCGCTTCTTGAGGCGTGAGGCCCCCGACGCGGAGCAAATTTACGTGATTTACGTGGTGGACGCTGAGGGACACCTGCAGGGGGTGCTCACTTTACGCGACCTTATTGTGGCCGACCCCAAGACCCGCGTCGCGGAGATCATGAACCCCGACGTAATTTACGTGCGCGACGACACCGACCAGGAAGAAGTAGCCCGCTTGATGGCCGACTACAACTTCACCGTGCTGCCGGTGGTGGACGAAGACAAAAAGCTGGTCGGGATTGTAACCATCGACGACGTCATAGACGTAATTGAGGAAGAAGCCACCGAGGACATCTATCGGCTGGGTGCGGTGGAGTCGCCTGAGCTGGTATACAGCAAGTCGAGCGTGTGGGAGTTGTGGAGTGCTCGAGTGCGCTGGCTAATTATTCTGATTGTAACGGGCAGCATCACCAGCACTATTTTGCAAGGCTTTGAGTCGGTGCTCGAGGCCGTTACAGCCCTGGCTTTTTACGTACCGGTGCTGGTGGGCACCGGGGGTAACACCGGCAACCAGTCCAGCACCCTGATCGTGCGGGCTCTGGCCACCCGCGATGTGGCCTTAGGTGACTGGCTTCGCATCATGCGCAAAGAACTCGGGGTAGGTATGCTCCTGGGCCTGACCCTGGCCAGCCTGCTCACCATCAAGGTTCTGATCGATGGCCAGGTTCAACTACTGGCAGTGGTGGGTATCTCGCTGGGCCTGGTGGTGCTGTTGGCCAACGTGGTGGGGGCCATGCTGCCCCTGCTCCTGCGCCGGCTGAAGCTAGACCCGGCCCTAATCTCCAACCCCCTGATTGCCACCGTCACCGACGTTACCGGACTGGTGGTGTACCTGAGCGTGGCCCGCTGGCTATTGAAGCTATAA
- a CDS encoding YwiC-like family protein — protein sequence MMNTISTPKVSLKAVALPSEHGGWGFTLEPVLLGLLVAPSGAGLGLGLFALAAFFTRHPLKLWLSDLRRGKKFPRTALARNLALLYGLLALAGLTLAAWWASGPFWLPLLLALPLVGVQLWFDAHNRGRNLLPELSGAVAMGAMASSIALAAGQDPRLAYGLWLVLAARAVASIFYARAQVRRTRGESVNLVAAYFAETLAVVVLIAGTGLGLVPWLSVVALAILIPLSLYTFSKPPVPARVVGWSQMALGLWVVLLTALGARGGL from the coding sequence ATGATGAACACCATCTCGACGCCCAAAGTTTCCCTTAAGGCCGTGGCCCTCCCCAGCGAACACGGCGGCTGGGGCTTCACCCTCGAGCCCGTCCTGCTGGGCCTGCTGGTAGCCCCGAGCGGGGCCGGGCTGGGCCTGGGGCTATTCGCGCTGGCGGCCTTTTTTACCCGCCACCCCCTCAAGCTCTGGCTTTCCGACCTGCGCCGGGGTAAAAAATTCCCTCGCACGGCCCTGGCCCGAAACCTCGCCCTGCTGTACGGCCTGCTGGCCCTGGCTGGTCTGACATTGGCGGCGTGGTGGGCAAGCGGGCCTTTCTGGCTACCGCTGCTGCTGGCGCTGCCGTTGGTGGGGGTGCAGCTCTGGTTTGATGCCCACAACCGGGGGCGAAACCTACTGCCCGAGCTTTCTGGCGCGGTAGCGATGGGTGCTATGGCTAGCAGTATTGCCCTGGCCGCGGGTCAAGACCCACGGCTGGCCTATGGGCTTTGGCTGGTGCTGGCGGCCCGTGCGGTGGCTTCCATTTTCTACGCTCGAGCCCAGGTGCGCCGAACCCGGGGAGAATCGGTCAATCTGGTAGCCGCCTACTTTGCGGAAACTCTCGCAGTTGTGGTGCTCATTGCAGGAACGGGGTTGGGCCTGGTTCCCTGGCTGAGTGTTGTAGCCCTGGCTATTCTCATTCCACTTTCGCTTTATACCTTTAGCAAGCCTCCGGTGCCGGCCAGGGTGGTGGGCTGGAGCCAGATGGCGCTGGGGTTATGGGTGGTGCTGCTCACGGCGCTGGGGGCTCGAGGGGGTTTATAG
- a CDS encoding cupin domain-containing protein: METPAHYYPDLLSEAPIPKGGILSRTLQSAQGHKVVLFAFDAGQELSEHTASRPALLQILSGKGCLKLGEEELEAQPGSLAYMPAGLVHAVRAESPLVMLLILLPKK; the protein is encoded by the coding sequence ATGGAGACACCGGCGCACTATTACCCCGACCTGCTGAGCGAAGCCCCCATTCCAAAGGGGGGTATCCTGAGCCGCACCCTGCAAAGCGCGCAGGGGCACAAGGTGGTGCTTTTTGCCTTCGATGCTGGGCAGGAGCTTTCCGAGCATACCGCTTCGCGTCCTGCGCTTTTGCAAATTCTTTCGGGCAAGGGATGCTTGAAGTTGGGCGAGGAGGAACTCGAGGCCCAACCTGGAAGCCTGGCCTACATGCCCGCGGGTCTGGTACATGCGGTGCGGGCCGAAAGTCCCTTGGTAATGTTGCTAATCTTGTTACCTAAAAAATGA
- a CDS encoding metal-sulfur cluster assembly factor, which translates to MNKSETPRVQSPQETQEVASLDQVAAPSLEAQAWEVLQQVYDPELALDVVNLGLIYELRVEPPQAYVRMTLTTRGCPLHDAIKGGVEAALRALPGIRQVQVELTWDPPWSPARLSPEARLVLGWR; encoded by the coding sequence ATGAATAAATCGGAGACTCCCAGGGTGCAATCCCCTCAGGAGACGCAAGAGGTAGCGTCTTTGGATCAAGTGGCCGCACCTTCCCTAGAGGCCCAGGCTTGGGAAGTCCTTCAACAGGTCTACGATCCCGAACTGGCACTGGATGTAGTCAACCTGGGCCTGATTTACGAACTGCGCGTGGAGCCGCCGCAAGCCTATGTGCGCATGACCCTGACTACCCGCGGCTGCCCCTTGCACGATGCCATTAAGGGCGGTGTCGAGGCGGCCTTGCGAGCCCTACCTGGCATTCGGCAGGTGCAGGTCGAACTCACCTGGGATCCCCCCTGGAGCCCAGCCCGGCTCAGCCCTGAAGCCAGATTGGTGCTGGGGTGGAGGTAA
- a CDS encoding DUF2249 domain-containing protein, translating into MAHTLDVRTLAPRDRHPQIFALFDGLKPGEAFVLVNDHDPKPLFYQFSAERANQFTWNYLEAGPEVWRVEIGKRG; encoded by the coding sequence ATGGCGCACACTCTAGACGTTCGTACCTTGGCCCCCCGTGACCGGCACCCCCAGATCTTCGCCTTGTTCGATGGACTGAAGCCGGGGGAGGCCTTCGTGTTGGTAAACGATCACGACCCGAAGCCGCTGTTTTATCAGTTCTCCGCCGAGCGAGCAAACCAATTTACCTGGAACTACCTCGAGGCCGGCCCCGAGGTCTGGCGGGTCGAGATCGGCAAACGAGGCTGA
- a CDS encoding DUF2249 domain-containing protein, with the protein MVHPEMRVSEVLQRYPALLDELIAASPAFAKLKNPLLRRTMPRLVSLAQAARMGGLEPQELVSRLNRTLGLATNQTPQSSLESVSEAQSKLGTPSPTWLQAAIGFHLDVRPILEAGGEPFQAIMEAANEVLPGQRLVLEAPFEPLPLYRVMSGKGFEAWCEQIDEHYRVHFYRTPRRPQTTPAQSPSKPAQFSQDDWNRPDAVVQIEAQWEPPLPMQAVLEALSKLTPGQWLLVHHVRRPVHLLARLEQEGTPYELRDLGPNRVDLLIEKR; encoded by the coding sequence ATGGTACACCCCGAGATGCGCGTGAGCGAGGTTTTGCAGCGCTACCCAGCCCTGCTCGATGAGCTGATTGCCGCCAGTCCGGCCTTCGCCAAGTTGAAAAACCCCTTGCTGCGGCGTACCATGCCCCGGCTGGTAAGCCTGGCGCAGGCCGCGCGAATGGGTGGCCTCGAGCCTCAGGAACTGGTTAGTCGGCTCAACCGGACCCTGGGTCTGGCGACAAACCAAACACCCCAGTCCAGCCTGGAAAGCGTGTCGGAAGCACAAAGTAAGCTGGGTACACCCAGTCCCACCTGGCTACAAGCCGCCATCGGCTTTCACCTGGATGTGCGGCCCATTCTGGAGGCTGGAGGGGAACCCTTCCAGGCCATTATGGAAGCAGCCAACGAAGTATTACCGGGGCAGCGGCTGGTGCTGGAGGCTCCTTTCGAGCCCCTACCGCTTTACCGAGTAATGTCCGGGAAAGGCTTCGAGGCCTGGTGTGAGCAGATAGATGAACACTACCGGGTGCACTTTTACCGCACACCCCGCCGGCCCCAAACAACCCCGGCCCAAAGCCCAAGCAAGCCAGCCCAGTTCAGCCAAGACGACTGGAACCGGCCTGATGCCGTGGTACAGATTGAGGCCCAGTGGGAACCGCCCCTGCCGATGCAGGCTGTGCTGGAAGCCCTATCTAAGCTCACACCCGGTCAGTGGCTGCTGGTGCACCACGTGCGCCGCCCGGTGCACCTGCTGGCCCGGCTCGAGCAAGAAGGTACGCCCTATGAATTGCGCGACCTTGGACCCAACCGAGTGGATTTGCTCATTGAAAAGAGGTGA
- a CDS encoding ferredoxin family protein — MPHIIAEPCIGVKDRSCQEVCPVECIYDGGDQLYIHPDECIDCGACVPACPVSAIFPEEDLPEQWHSYIEKNRRLSAGPNLHFRES, encoded by the coding sequence GTGCCGCACATCATAGCTGAGCCCTGCATTGGGGTTAAAGACCGTAGCTGTCAGGAAGTTTGTCCAGTGGAGTGCATTTACGATGGGGGCGACCAGCTCTATATCCACCCCGATGAGTGTATCGACTGTGGAGCCTGTGTACCGGCCTGCCCCGTCTCAGCCATCTTCCCTGAAGAAGACCTGCCCGAGCAGTGGCACAGCTACATCGAGAAAAACCGGCGGCTTTCGGCAGGGCCCAATCTACATTTTCGGGAGAGCTAG
- a CDS encoding 4Fe-4S binding protein, whose amino-acid sequence MAYVITAACTGQKEQPCIRVCPADAFVDRPADPRPVIDPDLCIECGLCASVCLIGAILPGEDLPQA is encoded by the coding sequence ATGGCGTACGTGATTACAGCAGCCTGTACAGGCCAAAAGGAACAACCCTGTATTCGAGTCTGTCCTGCCGATGCTTTCGTGGATAGGCCAGCCGACCCCCGTCCTGTTATCGACCCTGACCTATGCATCGAGTGTGGGCTGTGCGCAAGCGTCTGCCTGATAGGAGCCATCCTTCCCGGAGAAGACCTACCACAGGCCTAA
- a CDS encoding isoprenyl transferase, with product MALTSPARIPKPSLRKQMIELFSTALKPLYWWYEKRIEAEVRRGHTPKHLGLILDGNRRFARELGLEGHQGHEFGVQKAYEVLEWCLELRIPTVTIWVFSTDNFNRSQTEVETLMQLFVQEAKRMAQDPRIHANEVRVKVIGRHDRFPPKVLEALEELEKATEHHNGMLLNIAMGYGGREEIVDAVKSLLLEAAQTGKSPEELAAELDMKHISERLYTAGVPDPDFIIRTSGEIRLSGFLLWQAAYSEYYFFDAFWPAFRKVDFLRAVRDYQKRERRFGK from the coding sequence ATGGCCCTAACTTCCCCTGCACGCATTCCGAAACCTTCTTTGCGAAAACAAATGATCGAGTTATTCAGCACAGCCCTCAAGCCGCTGTACTGGTGGTATGAAAAGCGCATCGAAGCCGAGGTGCGGAGGGGACATACCCCCAAGCACTTGGGCTTAATTCTGGATGGCAACCGTCGTTTTGCGAGGGAGCTGGGTTTGGAAGGGCACCAAGGGCACGAATTCGGGGTACAGAAGGCCTATGAAGTCCTGGAGTGGTGCCTCGAGCTCAGGATTCCCACTGTGACCATCTGGGTTTTCTCTACTGACAATTTCAACCGCAGCCAGACCGAGGTAGAAACCCTCATGCAGCTCTTCGTGCAGGAAGCCAAGCGCATGGCCCAGGATCCGCGCATACATGCCAACGAGGTGCGGGTCAAGGTGATCGGGCGGCACGACCGCTTCCCCCCCAAGGTGTTGGAGGCCCTGGAAGAACTGGAGAAGGCCACCGAGCACCACAACGGCATGCTCTTGAACATTGCCATGGGCTACGGTGGACGGGAAGAAATTGTAGATGCCGTCAAGAGCCTGTTGCTGGAAGCAGCCCAGACCGGCAAGTCGCCGGAAGAACTGGCCGCCGAGCTGGACATGAAGCACATCTCCGAGCGCCTCTACACCGCCGGCGTGCCCGACCCCGACTTCATCATCCGCACCTCGGGCGAGATACGGCTCTCGGGCTTTTTGCTCTGGCAGGCGGCCTACAGCGAGTACTACTTCTTCGATGCCTTCTGGCCCGCCTTCCGCAAAGTGGACTTTCTGCGGGCGGTGCGCGACTACCAGAAGCGGGAGCGTAGGTTTGGTAAGTAG
- a CDS encoding MgtC/SapB family protein — MQDALWHLLAATLIGFAVGLERERAKVERQGSTIGGVRTFTLLGLLGGVGALGQNQWLPVVGLAAVAGLAVYSLRNSRDATSQVAALVVYVLGVLCGLGIVLPALFAGALLLGFLAFHDELHAFAGGIERSEVEAAVLLALLLGVVYPLLPDANYGPYGVWNPQEIWQVVLLVAGVNFVGYLALRLLGSRGLWAAAILGGLVSSTAVTLSMVTQSRANPGKNLLWASGAVLASQMMLGRILVWSAAIAPVLLQRLWPAMLLWLVWGLLVAFWLTRRDTSEAQPVSVQNPLQLQSALLFAGVYALVKLLARAGLEVFGSAGVFVVSAFSGVADVDAITLSLARLAANEQLMASVASIAIVVAALSNTVFKTALSFGAKGLGAYVALGLIPGGVLALLVLLLI; from the coding sequence GTGCAAGACGCTTTATGGCATTTGCTGGCCGCCACCCTGATTGGTTTTGCGGTGGGCCTCGAGCGCGAGCGCGCCAAAGTCGAGCGCCAGGGCTCGACCATCGGAGGGGTGCGCACCTTCACCCTGCTGGGTCTGCTGGGCGGGGTGGGCGCCCTCGGACAAAACCAGTGGTTGCCCGTGGTGGGGCTGGCTGCGGTGGCCGGGCTGGCAGTGTACTCGCTCCGAAACAGCCGCGATGCTACCAGCCAGGTGGCCGCCCTGGTGGTGTATGTGCTGGGCGTGCTGTGTGGCCTGGGGATTGTGCTGCCCGCGCTGTTTGCCGGGGCTTTGCTGTTGGGCTTTCTGGCCTTCCACGACGAGCTGCACGCCTTTGCGGGTGGAATAGAGCGAAGCGAGGTGGAAGCGGCGGTGTTGCTGGCCCTGCTCCTGGGGGTGGTCTATCCCTTGCTGCCCGACGCCAACTATGGCCCCTATGGAGTATGGAACCCCCAGGAAATCTGGCAGGTGGTCTTGCTGGTGGCGGGGGTTAACTTTGTAGGTTATCTGGCTTTGCGCTTGCTGGGCTCGAGGGGCTTGTGGGCAGCGGCCATTCTGGGAGGATTGGTTTCTTCCACTGCCGTCACCCTCTCGATGGTGACCCAAAGCCGGGCCAACCCCGGCAAAAACCTGCTCTGGGCCAGTGGGGCGGTGCTGGCTTCGCAGATGATGTTGGGACGAATTCTGGTTTGGAGTGCTGCCATAGCACCTGTTTTGCTGCAAAGATTGTGGCCTGCGATGTTGCTATGGTTGGTTTGGGGGCTGCTGGTGGCCTTCTGGCTGACCCGGCGCGACACCAGCGAAGCCCAGCCGGTCTCGGTGCAGAATCCTTTACAACTCCAAAGCGCCCTGCTTTTCGCGGGCGTCTATGCCCTGGTCAAGCTGCTGGCTAGGGCGGGCCTCGAGGTCTTTGGTAGTGCCGGGGTGTTTGTGGTGAGCGCTTTTTCGGGGGTGGCCGATGTGGACGCCATCACGCTCTCGCTAGCCCGGCTGGCGGCCAACGAGCAGCTAATGGCGTCGGTGGCCTCCATCGCCATCGTGGTTGCTGCGCTGAGCAACACCGTGTTCAAAACCGCCCTGTCGTTTGGCGCTAAGGGATTGGGAGCTTACGTGGCCCTTGGCCTGATACCGGGGGGTGTGCTGGCCTTGCTTGTTTTGCTTCTGATTTGA
- a CDS encoding GAF domain-containing protein encodes MSNFLHRLEAKTLAGFLEATRDAILIASSEHKLVYANRAAQDLLGYELEELHTKDKLDWIAPSHREWFAERIRPSSTAQPDIFEIDLVRKDGSLRTVHGSIVRLELDGQIYGIVIAHDLTEARQTLRHLEALYQADEKLYASLELDQVLQALADVCVDLLGADKSCILTWDETRQHLITRAQRGFTSQFVQVMNAYSGHGLIAHAARSGETVVVQDTHKDERVARHITDAEGIRAFMHIPIRLEGQVFGVFSINSLRPHTLGPEEQRVFTSLAQRAAIAIRNARLYAQAQGRAALEERQKLARDLHDSVSQTIYGIVLGVRSAKAQLAQYPERVPATLDFVLKLAEAATAEMRALIFELRPDSLQQQGLVAALSKQAAAMRSRHGFLVETHLCAEPPLAPEAKEALYRVAQEALNNIVKHAQARKVHLRLQQQEGRVELEVRDDGVGFDSQREYPGHLGLVSMRERIERLGGRFGITSSPGSGTTVRAELDLPEQPSHALPNPQSQSPGTSS; translated from the coding sequence TTGAGTAACTTTTTACACCGGCTCGAGGCCAAGACCCTGGCCGGATTTTTAGAGGCGACCCGCGACGCCATCCTGATCGCCTCCTCCGAGCACAAACTGGTTTATGCCAACCGCGCGGCTCAAGATTTACTGGGCTATGAGCTGGAGGAACTGCACACCAAAGACAAGCTGGATTGGATTGCGCCCTCCCACCGCGAATGGTTTGCAGAACGTATCCGGCCCAGCAGTACTGCCCAGCCCGATATTTTCGAGATTGATCTGGTGCGTAAGGATGGGAGCCTGCGTACTGTGCATGGTTCGATCGTGCGCCTTGAACTTGATGGCCAGATTTACGGAATTGTGATTGCCCATGACCTTACCGAGGCCCGCCAGACCCTGCGCCACCTCGAGGCCCTCTACCAGGCCGACGAAAAGCTTTATGCCTCGCTCGAGCTCGACCAGGTGTTGCAAGCCCTGGCCGATGTGTGCGTGGATCTGCTGGGAGCCGACAAGAGCTGCATCCTGACCTGGGACGAAACCCGCCAGCACCTGATTACCCGTGCCCAGCGGGGCTTTACCTCCCAGTTCGTGCAGGTCATGAACGCCTATTCCGGGCATGGCCTGATTGCCCATGCCGCCCGCAGCGGGGAGACGGTGGTGGTACAGGACACCCACAAAGATGAGCGGGTGGCCCGACACATCACCGACGCCGAGGGCATTCGGGCTTTCATGCATATTCCGATACGCCTCGAGGGCCAGGTGTTTGGGGTTTTTAGCATTAATAGCCTGCGTCCCCACACCCTGGGCCCCGAGGAACAGCGGGTTTTTACCTCGCTGGCGCAGCGGGCTGCCATCGCCATCCGCAACGCCCGCCTGTATGCCCAGGCCCAGGGCAGGGCGGCCCTCGAGGAGCGGCAAAAGCTGGCCCGTGACCTGCACGACTCGGTTTCCCAGACTATTTACGGTATCGTCCTGGGCGTGCGCAGCGCCAAAGCCCAGCTTGCCCAGTACCCCGAGCGGGTTCCTGCGACGCTGGACTTCGTCTTGAAGCTGGCCGAGGCGGCCACGGCGGAGATGCGGGCCCTGATTTTCGAGCTGCGACCGGACTCGCTACAGCAGCAAGGGTTGGTGGCGGCCCTCTCCAAGCAGGCGGCGGCTATGCGAAGCCGGCACGGCTTCTTGGTCGAGACCCACCTGTGCGCCGAGCCACCCCTGGCCCCGGAGGCCAAGGAAGCCCTGTACCGGGTGGCCCAGGAAGCCCTCAACAATATCGTCAAGCACGCGCAAGCCCGCAAAGTTCACCTGCGCTTGCAACAACAAGAAGGCAGGGTCGAGCTCGAGGTTCGCGACGACGGGGTCGGCTTCGACAGCCAGCGTGAGTACCCCGGCCACCTGGGCCTGGTTTCCATGCGCGAGCGTATTGAGCGTCTGGGAGGGCGCTTTGGTATCACAAGCAGCCCCGGCTCGGGCACTACCGTGCGGGCCGAGCTAGACCTGCCTGAGCAGCCAAGCCATGCGCTACCAAACCCGCAAAGCCAGTCGCCCGGTACGTCTTCGTGA
- a CDS encoding response regulator transcription factor, with product MSDPALKVLLVDDHAVVRQGLRMFLATDGGLVVVGEAQNGQEAIQKVAELHPDVVLMDLLMPVLDGVQATREIKARYPEIEVVALTSALEDQLVAEAIHAGASGYLLKDTHPEELVEAIYAASRGEVRLHPEAARRLAQEVRTAGMREALTPRETEILRLVAHGLSNKRIAKQLNLSELTVKTHVSNLLSKLGLSSRTQAALFAIREGLVGLE from the coding sequence ATGAGCGACCCCGCCCTGAAGGTTCTGCTGGTTGACGACCATGCGGTGGTACGCCAGGGGTTGCGGATGTTTCTGGCGACCGATGGGGGGCTGGTGGTGGTGGGTGAGGCCCAGAACGGCCAGGAAGCCATCCAGAAGGTGGCCGAGCTGCACCCCGATGTGGTGCTCATGGACCTGCTGATGCCGGTTTTGGACGGGGTACAGGCAACCCGCGAGATCAAGGCCCGTTATCCCGAGATAGAGGTGGTGGCCCTGACCAGCGCCCTGGAAGACCAACTGGTGGCCGAGGCCATACACGCGGGTGCATCGGGTTATCTGCTCAAGGACACCCACCCCGAAGAACTGGTGGAGGCCATCTATGCAGCGAGCCGGGGGGAGGTGCGGCTGCATCCCGAGGCAGCCCGAAGGCTGGCCCAGGAGGTACGTACCGCCGGGATGCGCGAGGCCCTGACTCCCAGGGAGACCGAGATCCTGCGGCTGGTGGCGCACGGGCTTTCCAATAAGCGCATCGCTAAGCAGCTCAACCTGTCCGAGCTAACCGTCAAGACCCACGTTTCTAACTTGCTTTCCAAGCTGGGGTTATCCTCGCGTACCCAGGCCGCGTTGTTTGCCATCCGGGAGGGGTTGGTGGGGCTTGAGTAA
- a CDS encoding multidrug efflux SMR transporter produces the protein MNGWALLLLAIVSEVVGSTALKASQGFSKLLPSLVVVLGYGLAFYFLSLSLKTIPLNTAYAVWSGLGTALIALLGWWVLKEPMNGTIALGIVLIIVGVVVLNLASRAQG, from the coding sequence ATGAACGGTTGGGCTTTACTGCTGCTGGCGATTGTCTCCGAGGTGGTGGGTTCTACCGCGCTCAAGGCTTCCCAGGGCTTCAGCAAGCTGCTGCCTTCGCTGGTGGTAGTGCTGGGGTATGGATTGGCATTTTATTTTCTGAGCCTCTCCCTCAAAACCATCCCGCTCAATACCGCCTATGCAGTCTGGTCGGGGCTGGGTACGGCCCTGATTGCGCTGCTAGGCTGGTGGGTGCTCAAAGAGCCTATGAACGGCACCATTGCCCTGGGTATCGTGCTGATTATCGTGGGGGTGGTGGTGTTGAACCTGGCCTCGAGGGCCCAGGGGTAG